Genomic window (Roseivirga sp. 4D4):
GATCATACCTTGTAAACCCATTGCACGACCATCATCCGGAGAGTAAATTCGGGTCACCCCATATTCCATTAACTCTTTAATCTCTTCAGGAAGAATTACTCCTCCCCCTCCACCAAAGATGCGAATATGCTCAGCTCCCTTTTCTTTCAAAAGGTCATACATATATTTGAAGTACTCATTATGACCTCCCTGGTATGAGGTCATTGCAATGGCCTGTGCATCTTCCTGAATGGCTGTATTAACAACCTCCTCTACACTTCTATCATGCCCTAGATGGATCACTTCACAACCTGTGGATTGGATAATCCTTCGCATGATATTAATCGCTGCATCATGCCCATCAAACAATGAGGCTGCTGTAACGATTCTGATCTTGTTTTTAGGCTTATATGGCGCTACGTCTTGCATATGGTTCACAGGTATAAACGGTCTGCAAATTTAGGCAAAAAGAATGGTTTTCCTAACACTTGTTAGGCATGGTTATTTTAAGAGAAAACAGTATATTTAGTCATAATACACACAATATGCGATCGCTTATAAGCTCCTACACCGGAATGGAAACTTCCATATCCAATGAGAAATTGAGATCAATTGCAGGCGCACTTCTAAACAACCTTTATCTGGACCAGGAAGTACCAAAAGAAAAATTAGCTGAGCTCACTTTTGAATCAGAATTTCAAAGCCTTTTAGAACCACAAGAGAAACTTATTAAAATGTCTAAGAAAGAACATATAGATAGCTTTTTCAAAGATGGAACACTAAGACTAGGGACTTTCAAAGATTATCAAAAATCTGAAAATGAAGAGATTGGAGACAAGAGCGAAGGATGTCTCTTAGTAATCGGAAGAAACTCTAAAAGAACTGGCATAGCACACATTTCATCAGGCTTCAACAACTTTGTTTTCTGCTGCTTCGATGGTGAAGCAGACCAAACACTGGTAGGTAAATTTGATTATGATGACTACTTTTTTATAGACAACCCCAATGGTTTCGCCCAAGCCATAGCCGACCGTTTACCTTGTCCAAATATTTATAGGTCTAGATGCGTTTATAGAAATGATAAGGTTTTGGTTGGCACGCCTCCACCAAATTTCAATTTCTATAAAATGTCTCATGAATTAAGGAATCTCGTGAACTGGGGCCAATATTTCATAAAGCCTGTCAGGTTTTCACATCAAAAAGAATATAGGTTCATATGGGAATTAGATGAGGACATAGATGAGCCTTTTCTAATGAAATGTCCGGAAGCCGTTGAATATTGTAGTAGGCCTGCTTACTAAAGAATTTTCAAGATCTGCAACAGTCTCTAACGCTATTCATTGGACTCTGAAAGGCTTCTGAGGATGTTTTGATTCTTTTTTTGATGAATGGCTCGGATGATATTCCTTTTTTCGATTTCAGTCAATCGCCAGCTCAATGAGGCCCTGTGCTCAAATGGGTTCTCTGTTCCATATTGAAATTCAACTCTGCGCAAGTGCTCCCCTAGAGCTGCCTTTGTTAATTCAAAAAATTGATCATTCTTAATGGTCTGCACCTTATCCCAACTGGAGTATGCAGATTGAATGGGTGAAAAGAACCTTTCGAGTACATTTTGACCTTCGACTGGGCCTAACTCTTCGTTTTTCTCAGAATCTCTTATCGACATCAATACAACCTCGCTGGTGTTTTCCAAAATCCAGTCTTTGAACACATTCAGAAAAATCAGCGCATCGACAACACCGTAGTTATCAGAAATGCCAGCATCCGCAATTTTGATTGGGGGACTTGTTGGTAAAGTGATCGTTGGGGTGATGTACGGGAAAGTGGCGCTCATTCGCAATGCGGTTAAAAAGCGTAGACTATCGGCCTGTTGTTCTTTTAATAATGAACGGAAATCTACTCCCTGAACAATGCTCTTCTCATTCGGTCGAAGATTGAGGAAACTCACGGGTTGTGGCGATATATAAAGTTTTCGACCGTCATTTGTAATCAAAGGACTCACCAGCAGCGCTGGAATGTCTCCAGAAAATTCTGCCTCACGATATGCCGATATGGGTCGATTCAACATTCCTCCCAAGTTCTCGCTTAGGTTATTTTCAAATTCATATCCTCGCTCCCGTTTGTAGCGCTGACCTCCGTATTTGAACTTTCTGGCTTTATAAAAAATATCATTGATCAGTAGTGAGAAGATGAGAGGATTCAACAACTCCTTTCCCATTTCCTCTGCGTGAACTTTATCTTGAGGATTCTTATTGCTCCAGAAAAGATCACGGTAAAAGGCGGCCCCAACCAAGCCTCCGGAAGCTCCTGAAATTAAGACCGTCTCATTCATCAGGTTTCCACTCAAGACAGAATCCACATGCTGCAATACATTCATGGTCCAAAGTGCCGATCGCTGACCACCACCACTCACGGCAATGAGCGTCATTCTTGGCTTTTCTTCTCCAGATTTAATTTTCCAATTTTCAAGCATCTGCAACCAATGCGCCTTCGATTTCTCTATCTCGGATTGACTACTGAGTTTTTCAATGGTCGCCAGCGAGTAATCCGCTTTTTCTACGGTGTAGTCCAAACCGTATGCCGGGTACTGATAACCCCAATTCAACTGACTGGAAAGGATATTAAACAAAAAGAACAAGGCGATTACTGCAGTTACAACCCAAGAACGTAGCCAGAAGCTGAAGGCCCCGGTTGCCATCACAATCATGGTGAACAGGAATATTCCCGAGGCTGCAGCAGGTATTTGGAAAATCGGGGATGACTGAAATATGCCCAGGAGAATTAGAATCACCAAAAGCAACAATTCAATGATAATCGCATTGCGCTGGTTTTGCTTGAAGATACCGAGGATCGCAATCCGATCATAATACTTCTCAAATCGTCTGGTTGAGTGATGTTTCAGTTTTAATGAAAAGTAATAGTCTACTTTCACTTTGGACTTACGCATTTTCCTCAACTGCCTAAAAGCGTTATATCTAGTCTTTTGAGAACGCTTTAATGGACGCTTTTCCTTATTGCGCATCACCTTTTGAATGTCTCGATTCGTTCGAGAGAAATAGACAAACAGAAAACTAAGCATAAAAATGACTCCAGAAAGCAGCCCTAAAATACCCATGGCAATCTGAGGACCTTCGTACAACTCTGCCGTGTCTTGAAAGACTATAATCCTCTGAATATAGAAAATCAAGAAGGCAATGGGAATCAACGAATTATTGAGGCAATAATGAGAAAAGGGTCTCGGTAAAGTGCCGAGAAAAGGAAACCGAAAGCCATCAAGTATATAACTGGTAATATTGAAAGCCATGGAAAAACCAGCTAGCGCCACGCCAATGATCAGAAAGCCCCAGAAACCAACTTCATCCATATAAATGGGATCTAAAAAAAGGAAGGGAATACCAAGTGCTTTACCAAAACGGCCATCTACAATCGAAAACAGTATAAACCAATAGAATAAAAGAAACTGATTGTGCTTGACATGCACTAAAAGCAGCTTGATTGGAAAGCTATTTAAGAAAGCCTTAAGTATTTTCAATCGCGAATTTTCTTTGTCCCTTGATAAAGTTCGTATTTCAATAATCTACATTCAATTCTTGCATTGAAGAAAGGAATTTTTGCTGATGTCCGCAGCCCAATCCTCTTAGCTAAGTTAAGATTACCTGTAAATACAAAACCGGTATATCCTTTACAACGCTGTTTAAAGAAGTCCCCTATGGCAGTGTATATTTCTTCCAAATCCTTGTCGGCTCCCAGTCTTTCCCCATACTCCGGATTCATCATTACCACACCTGGAGCTTCCGGAACTGGGGTTTCCCTAAAGTCACAAAGCTCGAAATCAATCAGGTGATCCACACCGGCCGTCTGCGCGTTCTGCTTGGCAGACCAAATGGCATTCTTACTCATGTCAGAAGCAATGATCTTAAAATTGGGAGAAGGCTTAATTTGAAGTCTGGCCAGCCTCTGATAACCTTCCCATGAATCTTTGTCATAACCCTTCAGGTGCATAAAGCCAAAGTTCTCCCTCAATAAACCAGGGGCTTTATTAATGGCCATGAGAGCCGCCTCAATGGCCAATGTGCCACTACCGCACATTGGATTGACAAAGTGACTTTCCTTATCCCAGTCGGAAGCTATAATGGTTGACGCAGCCAGAGATTCGATCATTGGCGCCTTAAATGGTATTCTTCTATAACCATGTTTGGAAATCGTATTGCCGGACGTATCGAAGTAGAGACGCACCTGATCTTCCTTCCAGTAGAGATGGATCACTACATGGTCACGGTTTGGGCCTGAGTCAGGACGCTTACCTGTTACTTCGATCAGGCGATCGGCAATGGCATCCTTAACTCTTACGTTTGCAAAACGATCGTCTTTGATGTGCTCATTTCTTACGAAAGAGGTCACAGAGAAATAGCTATCGTTATGCAGGTAGTTTTCCCATGGAATAGACTTAACCCTTTTGTACAGGTCATTGGCTGTATTCGCTCTAAACCTTTGTAATTGAAAAAGCACACGCCCAGCGGTCCTCAAGTACATATTGAGCCGAAGGCAGTCATCCATATAACCCGAAATCTCAACTTCAGATATGCTCTTACTGGTTACCTCATAATCGAGGGCTTCAACTTCTTTGGCCAACCATTCGCTTTGCTTGGGGAAGCAGGTGATAACGATGGCACTTTTATATGGAAATACACTACTCATTAAAGGCGAAATACGTCAGATCGTCAGTCATTCAAAAATAATCTAAGGCTTTTCGCTCAAAGCCTTTAAATGTCATGATTGAATTTTAACTTCGCAGTCCTAAATTACTGATATGCAAAACTGGTTTACTTGTAAGGTTAAATACCAAAAAGAAGACGAAAACGGCCGTGTTAAAAATGTAACTGAGACCTACTTGGCGGATGCCCTCTCTTTTACTGAAGCTGAAGCCAAAATCTATGAAGAAATTGGCCAACGTGTAATGGGTGAATTTCAGGTGACCAGTATAGCCAAAAGTAAAATCGTAGACGTTTTTGAATATCCAGGAGGCGATGTATTCTATCAGGCAAAAATCTCATACATGGTAGGTGATGCCGATAGTGGTAAAGAAAAGAAGGTAACCAACCTTATGATTGTTCATGCTGATGACATTAAAATGGCTTGGGAACGTATACACGAAAGCCTGAATAATATGCTAGTGACTTTTGTAGTGCCTGAGATCAAGGAATCTCCCGTCTTGGAGGTGTTTCATCATGTAAAATCAGATGAGGAGAGAATTCCTGATCACCTGACTCCAGTTGCCGAACTAGAAACCGAAGAAGATGAACAAGACATTTGATAACGTTTCGGCAAGCACTTTCACTTGCCTGGGTACAAAGTTGCAAGAACAAGGCCTTTCATTCGAGGGAACTTCAGGGTATCTAAGCAAAAACGGAATCTCTACCGATTATCACTTTGACGAAGCGGCCCAAACTCTTTCTATCACAAATCTCGAAGTAGGGTTTCCGGCCTCCCTTGTCGGCATGAATGCGGACAAGGTGATGGGAATTTTGGAGACAGCCATTAATGACTGTAGGGCCTAAAGGCAAAGAGACTAGTACCAGCTAGCCTCTTTTATACCGATCACCGATCATTAAATTAAGTCTTCGTCCTTTGTCAGGCTCTGCTCTAAGAGTGTCAGCCGCTGCTGTATTTCCAACAAATTGGCCGTTCTCAGCCGCATAAACCTCCCTATGGTCATAACTATGGCCACAATTAGACTGAACACCCCTAAGATGATAAGAAAAGGGACAAGGGTAGAAGTTACACTCTCGTATGAAATAACTCCCTTTTTATAAAGACTAATATGCCGGCTAAAGTCCATAAAGGTTAGCACCATAAACGCACAAACCACTAGGAGTGTAGTGGCCCAGGCAGCCGTGCTAATTCTACTTATCGACTTATCTTTTCGCTTCTCCCTCTCGATCATTTTCCAGACGGCATCATTACTTTTTTCAATTTCATTCATGACTTAATATTTTAGTTTCTAACAATTCTCTAATCTTCAATTTCCCATTATAAATTCTTGATTTAACGGTGCCCAGCGAACAACCCAGGATAAAGGCTATTTCCGTATAGTCCATTCCTTCGAAGAAGTTCAATACAATCACTTCCCTGAGTTTGGGAGATAAACCATCCAAGGAAAGCTTCAAAAGGTCGGACTTGTTAAAGTCTACCTCATCAAAAGGCATTTGCACTTCCAGCGGTTTATCGGGCTTCATGATTTCATGGAGCTCTCTCAACCTTTTGGAACTCTTGAAGTAATCGAGGGCCTTATTTCTCGCAACTTGAAACAGCCACGCCTTAAACCTTCTAGCATCTGCAAGGGTGGCTATCTGCCGGTAAACTTGCAGCCAAACTTCCTGATTCAAGTCTTGCGCTATTTCGGAGTCCGTTAAATTCTTCAAGAAGACCAATGTGCTTTGATTGAAGCGCTCGTACAGCTCTCCAAATGCTGGCTCATTTCCTGCTTGACACCTCAGTATGAGGAGTTTCAGCTTTAGGTCCGTTCTTCTTGATGCTTGACTTTCTGTCATCCTAAATTTCTCGCCCCTTAAGACGACTAAGAATTTTGATAGTTCAATTTGCAAGAAAGTTTTTGTAAGCCACCCTATAGTAGAAAGCCGGTAATGTTTGTGGTAGATTAATATATTTACTCATCCGAAACACTATGAATATTCTAAAAGGAGATCTCAATGAAATCTGGGGGAAAGAGAAGATCAAAAATCTTTTCGAACCCGTAGACATCTCTTCAATAGTAGTTTTCAGGATCGTTTTTGGAGCCATCATGCTCTGGGAAGTGACCCGATACTTCAGATATAATTGGATCTATAGGTATTGGGTCGAGCCAGAATTCAATTTCAGTTATGGGCCGTTTAATTTTCAACCCCTACCTGAACAATACATGTATGGTTTATGGTATGTTTTGGGTGTTTTAGCAGCCTTTATACTTATCGGTTTTCTGTATAGGATCAGCACAGTGCTGTTTTTCATACTCTTCTCCTACACCTTCCTGCTGGAGCAAGCACGTTACCTCAACCACTTCTATTTAGTCGTCATCATCAGTTTTGTTTTAATCTTCCTTCCGGCTCATCGCAACTTTTCTATAGACAGTCTAATTTTTAAGCGGATCAGGTCGGTTTTAATACCCAATTGGAGCCTTTGGCTCGTAAGGTTTACCATTGCCATTCCCTATTTCTTTGGTGGTGTTGCCAAAATTAATCCTGACTGGTTACGTGGCTATCCGCTTAGTAATTGGTTACTGTCGGATATG
Coding sequences:
- a CDS encoding patatin-like phospholipase family protein, translating into MKILKAFLNSFPIKLLLVHVKHNQFLLFYWFILFSIVDGRFGKALGIPFLFLDPIYMDEVGFWGFLIIGVALAGFSMAFNITSYILDGFRFPFLGTLPRPFSHYCLNNSLIPIAFLIFYIQRIIVFQDTAELYEGPQIAMGILGLLSGVIFMLSFLFVYFSRTNRDIQKVMRNKEKRPLKRSQKTRYNAFRQLRKMRKSKVKVDYYFSLKLKHHSTRRFEKYYDRIAILGIFKQNQRNAIIIELLLLVILILLGIFQSSPIFQIPAAASGIFLFTMIVMATGAFSFWLRSWVVTAVIALFFLFNILSSQLNWGYQYPAYGLDYTVEKADYSLATIEKLSSQSEIEKSKAHWLQMLENWKIKSGEEKPRMTLIAVSGGGQRSALWTMNVLQHVDSVLSGNLMNETVLISGASGGLVGAAFYRDLFWSNKNPQDKVHAEEMGKELLNPLIFSLLINDIFYKARKFKYGGQRYKRERGYEFENNLSENLGGMLNRPISAYREAEFSGDIPALLVSPLITNDGRKLYISPQPVSFLNLRPNEKSIVQGVDFRSLLKEQQADSLRFLTALRMSATFPYITPTITLPTSPPIKIADAGISDNYGVVDALIFLNVFKDWILENTSEVVLMSIRDSEKNEELGPVEGQNVLERFFSPIQSAYSSWDKVQTIKNDQFFELTKAALGEHLRRVEFQYGTENPFEHRASLSWRLTEIEKRNIIRAIHQKKNQNILRSLSESNE
- a CDS encoding class I SAM-dependent RNA methyltransferase, producing the protein MSSVFPYKSAIVITCFPKQSEWLAKEVEALDYEVTSKSISEVEISGYMDDCLRLNMYLRTAGRVLFQLQRFRANTANDLYKRVKSIPWENYLHNDSYFSVTSFVRNEHIKDDRFANVRVKDAIADRLIEVTGKRPDSGPNRDHVVIHLYWKEDQVRLYFDTSGNTISKHGYRRIPFKAPMIESLAASTIIASDWDKESHFVNPMCGSGTLAIEAALMAINKAPGLLRENFGFMHLKGYDKDSWEGYQRLARLQIKPSPNFKIIASDMSKNAIWSAKQNAQTAGVDHLIDFELCDFRETPVPEAPGVVMMNPEYGERLGADKDLEEIYTAIGDFFKQRCKGYTGFVFTGNLNLAKRIGLRTSAKIPFFNARIECRLLKYELYQGTKKIRD
- a CDS encoding DUF4494 domain-containing protein, yielding MQNWFTCKVKYQKEDENGRVKNVTETYLADALSFTEAEAKIYEEIGQRVMGEFQVTSIAKSKIVDVFEYPGGDVFYQAKISYMVGDADSGKEKKVTNLMIVHADDIKMAWERIHESLNNMLVTFVVPEIKESPVLEVFHHVKSDEERIPDHLTPVAELETEEDEQDI
- a CDS encoding RNA polymerase sigma factor; the encoded protein is MTESQASRRTDLKLKLLILRCQAGNEPAFGELYERFNQSTLVFLKNLTDSEIAQDLNQEVWLQVYRQIATLADARRFKAWLFQVARNKALDYFKSSKRLRELHEIMKPDKPLEVQMPFDEVDFNKSDLLKLSLDGLSPKLREVIVLNFFEGMDYTEIAFILGCSLGTVKSRIYNGKLKIRELLETKILSHE